From Scomber scombrus chromosome 6, fScoSco1.1, whole genome shotgun sequence, the proteins below share one genomic window:
- the cnot1 gene encoding CCR4-NOT transcription complex subunit 1 isoform X5, with product MNLDSLSLALSQISYLVDNLTKKNYRASQQEIQHIVNRHGPEADRHLLRCLFSHVDFSGDGKSSGKDFHQTQFLIQECVSLISKPNFISTLCYAVDNPLHYQKSLKPSAHLFTQLSKVLKLSKVQEVIFGLALLNSSNADLRGFAAQFIKQKLPDLLRSYVDADLGGNQEGGFQDIAIEVLHLLLSHLLFGQKGASGVGQEQIDAFLKTLCRDFPQERCPVVLAPLLYPEKRDILMDRILPDSGELAKTMMESSLAEFMQEVGYGFCASLDECRNIILQYGVREVTASQVARVLGMMARTHSGLTDGIPLQSISAPGSGIWSDGKDKNDGSQAHTWNVEVLIDIVKEVNPNLNFKEVTYELDHQGFIIRDHKGLHIVVYAIQRGLGMEVFPVDLIYRPWKHAEGQLSFIQHSLMSPEVFCFADFPCHTVAIDILKAPPEDDNREIATWKSLDLVESLLRLSEVGQYDQVKQLFSFPIKHCPDMLVLALLQISTSWHTLRHELISTLMPIFLGNHPNSAIILHYAWHGQGQSPSIRQLIMHSMAEWYMRGEQYDQAKLSRILDVAQDLKSLSMLLNGTPFAFVIDLAALASRREYLKLDKWLTDKIREHGEPFIQACVTFLKRRCPSIMGGLAPDKDQPKSAQLPPETLATMLACLQSCAGSVSQELSETILTMVANCSNVMNKARQPPPGVMPKGRAPSTSSLDAISPVQMDPLSGMGSLNLGGTATSHTQSMQGFPTSLSSAFSNPQSPAKAFPPLTNTNPSAPFGGIGSLSSQLPGMDSGPLGSGIGSGIGSSLGMSAVSTDPFGTRKMSTPGLNPPTFQQTDLSQVWPEANQHFSKEIDDEANSYFQRIYNHPPHPTMSVDEVLEMLQRFKDSTIKREREVFNCMLRNLFEEYRFFPQYPDKELHITACLFGGIIEKGLVTYMALGLALRYVLEALRKPFGSKMYYFGIAALDRFKNRLKDYPQYCQHLASIAHFLQFPHHLQEYIEYGQQSRDPPVKMQGSITTPGSLALAQVQSQVQSQPPGVPKPPQPGQPSTLVTTATTATTVAKTTTITRPTPSTFKKDVPPSINTTNIDTLLVATDQTERIVEPPENVQEKIAFIFNNLSQSNMTQKVEELKETVKEEFMPWVSQYLVMKRVSIEPNFHSLYSNFLDTLKNPEFVKMVLIETYRNIKVLLTSDKAAANFSDRSLLKNLGHWLGMITLAKNKPILYTDLEVKSLLLEAYVKGQQELLYVVPFVAKVLESSLRSMVFRPQNPWTMAIMNVLAELHQEHDLKLNLKFEIEVLCKNLSLDINDLKPGTLLKDKDKLKTLEEQLSAPKKETKPPEEMLPVSTTGDFVPFAAPPSTPAATTTTTCTTTGPPTPQFSYHDINVYALAGLAPHININVNIPLLQAHPQLKQCVRQSVERAVQELVHPVVDRSIKIAMTTCEQIIRKDFALDSEESRMRVAAHHMMRNLTAGMAMITCREPLLMSIATNLKNSFAAALRVS from the exons ATGAATCTTGACTCGCTCTCGCTGGCTTTGTCTCAAATCAGCTATCTGGTGGAcaatttaacaaagaaaaactacCGAGCCAGCCAGCAGGAAATACAGCAT ATTGTAAATCGTCACGGTCCTGAGGCAGACAGGCATCTACTACGCTGTCTTTTCTCCCATGTGGATTTCAGTGGCGATGGTAAAAGCAGTGGCAAGGACTTTCACCAG ACACAGTTTTTGATCCAGGAGTGTGTGTCGCTGATATCGAAGCCAAACTTTATCTCTACCCTGTGTTACGCTGTTGACAATCCCCTGCACTACCAGAAG AGTTTGAAGCCATCGGCCCACTTATTCACCCAACTGAGTAAAGTTCTTAAGCTCAGCAAAGTTCAAGAG GTGATATTCGGCCTTGCTTTGCTCAACTCCAGCAACGCAGACCTTCGTGGTTTTG CCGCGCAGTTCATCAAGCAGAAACTTCCAGACCTCCTGCGTTCATACGTTGACGCTGATCTCGGAGGAAACCAGGAAGGTGGCTTCCAAGACATTGCCATAGAGGTCTTGCACCTACTGCTCTCCCATCTACTGTTTGGCCAGAAGGGAGCCAGTGGGGTAGGACAAGAGCAGATTGACGCCTTCCTCAAGACACTTTGCCGAG attTCCCCCAGGAGCGCTGCCCTGTGGTGCTCGCACCACTGCTGTACCCTGAAAAACGGGACATTCTCATGGACAGGATCCTGCCAGACTCGGGGGAGTTAGCTAAGACCATGATGGAGAGTTCTCTTGCAGAATTTATGCAAGAAGTTGGCTATGGCTTCTGTGCAAG TCTGGACGAGTGCAGAAACATAATCCTGCAGTATGGGGTGAGGGAGGTGACAGCCAGCCAGGTAGCCAGGGTCCTAGGCATGATGGCTCGTACCCACTCCGGCCTGACCGATGGCATCCCACTACAG TCCATCTCTGCTCCTGGAAGTGGCATCTGGAGTGATGGTAAAGATAAGAACGATGGCTCACAGGCACACACGTGGAACGTCGAGGTTCTTATCGACATAGTCAAAGAAGTG AATCCCAACCTGAACTTCAAAGAGGTCACATATGAACTGGACCACCAAGGCTTTATAATCCGGGACCACAAAGGTCTGCATATTGTGGTGTATGCCATTCAAAGGGGATTGGGCATGGAGGTCTTCCCTGTCGATCTCATCTATCGGCCATGGAAACACGCAGAGGGACAG ttgtcATTCATTCAGCACTCCCTGATGAGCCCAGAAGTGTTTTGCTTTGCTGACTTCCCTTGCCACACTGTTGCTATTGACATCCTCAAGGCCCCACCTGAGGATGACAACAGGGAGATTGCAACCTG GAAAAGTCTGGACCTGGTGGAGAGCCTGCTCAGGCTGTCTGAGGTGGGCCAGTATGATCAGGTGAAGCAGCTGTTCAGCTTCCCAATCAAACACTGCCCAGACATGTTGGTGCTGGCGTTGCTGCAGATCTCCACCTCCTGGCACACACTGCGTCATGAGCTCATTTCTACCCTAATGCCCATTTTTCTGGGCAACCACCCCAACTCTGCCATTATTCTGCACTACGCCTGGCATGGACAG GGACAGTCTCCCTCCATCCGTCAGCTAATTATGCATTCAATGGCTGAGTGGTACATGAGAGGTGAACAGTATGACCAGGCCAAGCTGTCTCGCATCCTGGATGTGGCGCAGGACTTGAAG TCTCTGTCGATGCTGCTGAATGGTACTCCATTTGCCTTTGTTATTGACCTTGCTGCACTTGCCTCCCGCCGTGAATACCTCAAACTTGACAAGTGGTTGACTGACAAAATCAGAGAGCATGGG GAACCTTTTATCCAGGCATGTGTGACATTCCTGAAGAGGCGGTGCCCATCCATTATGGGAGGTTTGGCCCCAGACAAGGACCAGCCCAAAAGCGCCCAGTTACCCCCAGAGACCTTAGCCACCATGCTGGCCTGCCTGCAGTCCTGTGCTGG GAGTGTGTCTCAGGAGCTGTCAGAGACCATCTTGACCATGGTTGCGAACTGCAGCAATGTTATGAACAAAGCTCGGCAACCGCCACCAGGTGTTATGCCTAAGGGACGTGCCCCTAGCACCAGCAGCTTGGATGCCATCTCACCTGTACAG ATGGACCCTTTGTCTGGGATGGGATCCCTGAATCTGGGTGGCACAGCCACCTCTCATACTCAGAGCATGCAGGGTTTTCCCACCTCACTGAGTTCAGCTTTCAGTAATCCCCAGTCCCCAGCAAAGGCCTTCCCACCCCTCACTAACACCAATCCCAGCGCACCATTTGGGGGCATTGGCAGCTTGTCCTCACAGCTCCCTGGTATGGACTCTG GTCCCTTGGGATCAGGCATCGGCTCCGGTATTGGGTCTAGCCTGGGAATGTCAGCAGTCAGCACCGATCCATTTGGCACCAGGAAGATGAGCACACCAGGCCTGAACCCTCCTACCTTTCAACAGA CTGACCTTTCTCAGGTGTGGCCTGAGGCAAACCAGCACTTTAGCAAGGAGATAGACGACGAAGCGAACAGTTACTTCCAGCGCATCTACAACCACCCACCTCATCCAACCATGTCTGTGGATGAG GTGCTGGAGATGCTGCAGAGGTTCAAGGATTCAACCATCAAGCGGGAGCGAGAGGTGTTCAATTGCATGCTTCGGAACTTGTTTGAGGAGTACCGTTTCTTCCCCCAGTACCCAGACAAGGAGCTGCACATCACTGCCTGCCTTTTTGGTGGTATTATTGAAAAGGGTCTTGTCACCTACATGGCCCTGGGCCTTGCACTCCGATACGTTCTTGAAGCCTTAAGAAAACCTTTTGGATCCAAAATGTATTACTTTGGAATTGCTGCTTTAGATAGGTTCAAAAACag actAAAGGATTATCCTCAATATTGTCAGCATCTGGCTTCAATTGCACACTTCTTGCAATTCCCCCACCATTTACAAGAG TATATCGAGTACGGCCAACAGTCACGGGACCCTCCGGTGAAGATGCAAGGCTCCATCACCACCCCCGGAAGTCTGGCGCTGGCTCAAGTACAATCCCAGGTCCAGTCGCAGCCACCCGGCGTCCCCAAACCACCGCAGCCAGGTCAGCCCAGCACCCTTGTGACCACCGCCACGACTGCAACCACAGTAGCCAAAACCACCACCATCACAAGACCCACGCCCAGCACCTTCAAGAAGGATGTGCCT CCCTCCATAAACACTACCAACATTGACACCCTGCTGGTGGCCACTGACCAAACAGAAAGGATCGTAGAGCCTCCAGAGAACGTCCAGGAGAAAATCGCTTTTATCTTCAACAACCTTTCTCAGTCCAACATGACACAGAAG gtcGAGGAGTTAAAGGAGACAGTGAAGGAGGAGTTTATGCCCTGGGTGTCTCAATACTTGGTGATGAAGCGTGTCAGCATTGAGCCCAACTTCCACAGCCTCTACTCCAACTTTCTGGACACTCTCAAGAACCCCGAGTTTGTCAAGATGGTCCTCATTGAAACATACAGAAACATCAAG GTTCTGTTGACCTCAGATAAGGCAGCTGCCAATTTCTCTGATCGCTCCCTGCTGAAGAACCTGGGCCACTGGCTGGGCATGATTACACTGGCCAAAAATAAGCCCATCctctataca GACCTGGAAGTGAAGTCTCTGCTACTGGAAGCCTATGTGAAAGGTCAACAGGAGCTACTATACGTGGTTCCCTTTGTGGCCAAAGTTTTGGAATCCAGTCTACGAAGCATG GTTTTCAGGCCCCAGAACCCTTGGACAATGGCCATCATGAATGTTCTTGCTGAGCTGCATCAAGAACATGACCTCAAG TTGAACTTGAAGTTTGAGATTGAAGTTCTGTGTAAGAACTTGTCTCTGGACATCAACGATCTGAAGCCGGGGACCCTGCTGAAGGACAAGGACAAGCTGAAGACcctggaggagcagctgtcggcaccaaagaaagagacaaagccTCCAGAAGAGATGCTCCCAGTTTCTACTACAG GAGACTTTGTTCCATTTGCAGCTCCACCGTCAACCCcagctgccaccaccaccaccacttgcACAACCACCGGCCCCCCCACCCCACAGTTCAGTTACCACGACATCAATGTGTACGCATTGGCAGGACTGGCCCCACACATCAATATAAATGTCAAC atCCCTCTACTACAGGCCCATCCTCAGCTGAAGCAGTGTGTGCGGCAGTCTGTTGAACGGGCCGTCCAGGAGCTGGTGCACCCTGTGGTAGATCGCTCCATCAAAATCGCCATGACAACCTGTGAGCAGATCATCAGGAAGGACTTTGCCCTGGATTCTGAGGAGTCCCGCATGCGTGTGGCTGCCCACCACATGATGAGAAACCTGACCGCTGGCATGGCCATGATCACCTGCCGCGAGCCTCTGCTCATGAGCATTGCCACCAACCTTAAGAACAGCTTTGCCGCTGCACTTAGAGTAAGCTGA
- the si:ch211-216l23.2 gene encoding nuclear receptor coactivator 5 has protein sequence MSSWAKSSAAARRPQPNPNGSAQQLRLFRRAAPYTNRDERTEELKDALDSYEELEQMQNYSGSVKYEGYKHQPNAKQESTPADRRKAMYQKFYRQVQEERKPADCVVLSVTNQCLDYPKSLGQCLQERGLSVEMLYLQAESGLTRALQDVRADGSPLCILVEHTNVALSSCTVIIFSESLKIHRNMPKDQAMDFVAAEYSRGFVKDRPARDPSDIAAQASQLLDDFLDREKIGRYSVPSETRQLLVLLTEGVHLYPEELETITEYVRSRQAHAQASSTEGERGNMLPPGLGKPPPLLPTPPGPPQPQSATGGVGPMGNHSPPPPVPLLPSPGSYPKTKPPPLLSLHRPPCPSLGPQSSRGPLSSHSLYSAPGLPRGPLLHPPYHPGPRGPHGARGTPPSLKSSRPPLLSAPGGPLPRPSGPRH, from the exons ATGTCGTCTTGGGCGAAATCCTCTGCAGCTGCACGGCGGCCACAGCCGAACCCAAATGGAAG TGCGCAGCAGCTGCGGTTGTTCCGGAGGGCAGCACCGTACACCAACAGAGACGAGAGGACCGAGGAGCTTAAGGATGCTCTGGACAG TTACGAAGAACTAGAGCAAATGCAAAACTACAGTGGAAGCGTGAAGTACGAGGGGTACAAGCATCAACCAAATG CCAAACAAGAGAGCACTCCAGCAGACAGACGTAAAGCCATGTATCAGAAGTTCTACAGACAGgtgcaggaggagaggaagccGGCTGACTGCGTGGTCCTATCTGTCACCAACCAGTGCCT GGATTACCCCAAATCGCTAGGCCAGTGCTTGCAGGAGCGTGGCCTATCAGTGGAAATGCTCTACCTTCAGGCGGAGTCGGGCCTGACCCGGGCCCTGCAGGATGTGCGAGCAGACGGCTCCCCGTTATGTATTCTGGTGGAGCACACAAACGTAGCTCTGTCCTCCTGCACTGTTATCATATTCTCAGAATCCCTCAAAA tCCATCGCAACATGCCCAAAGACCAGGCCATGGACTTTGTTGCAGCCGAATACAGTCGCGGATTCGTCAAAGATCGCCCGGCAAGGGACCCCTCGGACATTGCAGCGCAGGCGTCACAGCTGCTGGATGATTTTCTGGATCGAGAAAAGATCGGGCGTTACAGTGTTCCCTCCGAAACCCGTCAGCTCCTTGTGCTATTGACAGAGGGGGTGCATCTTTACCCCGAGGAGCTGGAAACCATCACAGAATACGTCCGTTCCCGGCAGGCGCATGCACAAG CCTCCAGCACTGAAGGGGAGAGGGGGAACATGTTACCTCCAGGACTGGGGAAACCACCTCCTCTGCTCCCTACTCCACCTGGGCCCCCTCAACCTCAGTCTGCAACTGGGGGAGTGGGGCCCATGGGGAACCACTCACCACCTCCGCCAGTTCCTCTTTTGCCTTCACCAG GCTCCTATCCAAAAACCAAACCTCCCCCACTGCTGTCCTTGCATCGGCCTCCTTGTCCGTCACTAGGGCCGCAATCATCACGAGGCCCTCTTTCTTCACATAGCCTTTACAGTGCCCCTGGTTTGCCTCGTGGGCCCCTGCTCCACCCTCCATACCATCCAGGCCCCAGGGGCCCCCATGGAGCTAGAGGAACACCTCCCTCTCTGAAGAGTTCTCGCCCTCCACTTTTATCTGCACCAG gtgGCCCTCTTCCACGACCGAGCGGCCCCCGACATTAA